One genomic window of Luteitalea pratensis includes the following:
- a CDS encoding tyrosine-type recombinase/integrase, with the protein MAVRRTCSAKGCRASPRCEHPWWFDVMVRRKRWRMPVDDFALVRDAKEPVTSKQVAERVWEPLFIAEITAGRDPRVRPEGPKAAPEVLSVAELLDRYMADYVLAEGLRDPVTIGGRLKAVKAVIGRLPATALEKPPAIQRFKASYRQGRAVATLNRALATLRGAINWARFQDPPLLANSPFHRFGVVIRVKDEVKRDRRLTADEEQRLLKAALEFTSGANSWVGASMHDRVIGALETCCRKGEMLRIQNRHVDWERHQLVIPGANAKDGDNRRVPFDPHGRLAPILRRRAALGPTAYVFGGPEGEYHDSFKTAWESLLLRAYEREATRTKQGGRVNREPLREIDLHFHDLRHEGACRLLAEGVDIRTIQLMLGHSDIKQTQRYLNITDEELRRAMTGVWERRRKLRVVGESRA; encoded by the coding sequence ATGGCTGTTCGCAGGACCTGTAGTGCCAAGGGGTGCCGCGCGAGCCCGCGCTGCGAGCACCCGTGGTGGTTCGACGTGATGGTCCGTCGCAAGCGATGGCGGATGCCGGTGGACGACTTCGCGCTTGTGCGAGACGCGAAGGAGCCGGTGACGTCCAAACAGGTGGCCGAGCGCGTGTGGGAGCCGCTGTTCATCGCGGAGATCACCGCTGGCCGAGACCCTAGAGTCCGCCCCGAGGGGCCAAAGGCTGCGCCTGAGGTCCTGTCGGTTGCGGAACTGCTCGACCGCTACATGGCCGACTACGTGCTCGCGGAAGGCCTTCGCGACCCGGTCACCATCGGCGGGCGCCTGAAGGCGGTGAAGGCGGTGATCGGCCGCCTGCCAGCGACGGCGCTCGAGAAGCCACCGGCAATCCAGCGGTTCAAGGCCTCGTACCGTCAGGGACGGGCCGTCGCCACCTTGAACCGCGCCTTAGCGACGCTGCGTGGCGCGATCAACTGGGCACGCTTCCAGGACCCGCCGCTCCTGGCGAACTCTCCGTTTCACCGGTTTGGGGTGGTGATCCGCGTCAAGGACGAAGTGAAGCGGGATCGACGCCTCACGGCTGACGAGGAGCAGCGTCTGTTGAAGGCGGCATTGGAGTTCACGTCCGGCGCGAACAGCTGGGTGGGGGCATCGATGCACGATCGCGTCATCGGTGCACTCGAGACCTGTTGCCGGAAAGGAGAGATGCTTCGGATTCAGAACCGCCACGTGGATTGGGAACGGCATCAGCTCGTCATCCCTGGTGCGAACGCCAAGGACGGCGACAACCGCCGCGTGCCCTTCGACCCCCATGGTCGACTGGCGCCGATCCTCAGACGCAGGGCCGCACTGGGCCCGACCGCCTACGTGTTCGGCGGGCCCGAAGGTGAGTACCACGACTCGTTCAAGACCGCATGGGAATCGCTTCTGCTGCGCGCCTACGAGCGCGAGGCGACGCGGACCAAGCAGGGCGGCCGCGTCAACCGCGAACCACTCCGCGAAATCGACCTGCACTTTCACGACCTGCGACACGAAGGCGCGTGCCGGCTGCTGGCCGAAGGGGTGGACATCCGAACCATCCAGTTGATGCTGGGGCACTCGGACATCAAGCAGACGCAGCGGTACCTCAACATCACCGATGAGGAACTGCGGCGGGCGATGACCGGCGTCTGGGAACGGCGCCGCAAGCTCCGTGTGGTGGGGGAGTCTCGCGCGTGA
- a CDS encoding helix-turn-helix transcriptional regulator, whose translation MSFTYSTDSATVQVEQGPSQLLNVFDVAALVGCHEESVRRAYNCGQLRRRRFGVRGCRFDQGDVVDWIQRGAPTRPPRARALQAMDGPSPEP comes from the coding sequence ATGTCTTTCACGTATTCCACGGATTCCGCCACCGTGCAGGTTGAGCAGGGGCCCAGCCAACTGCTGAACGTCTTCGACGTGGCCGCGCTTGTTGGTTGCCACGAAGAATCGGTACGACGGGCGTACAACTGCGGGCAGTTGCGGCGGCGGCGCTTCGGCGTTCGCGGCTGCCGGTTCGACCAAGGCGATGTCGTGGACTGGATTCAGCGCGGTGCGCCCACGAGGCCGCCGCGCGCCCGTGCTCTCCAGGCGATGGATGGGCCTTCGCCGGAGCCGTAG
- a CDS encoding small ribosomal subunit Rsm22 family protein: MSALSEAYAHGRPSAIADPTSHAAYLAVRMPATYAAVLAVLAQVSADVLDGVRSLLDLGAGPGTATWAALAACPSLVAAAQVDRSRALLDVGARLGAALLQDRRVDFTQRVADVASVRAWPAADLVLSAYALSELPIGVRASLVSAAWRATSHALVLVEPGTPAGFQHILDARTALAAEGARFIAPCPHEGPCPMRTGARTDDWCHFSVRVPRTRRHRQLKGGSLGYEDEKFAYVVATRLPAPGVRPARVLRHPRVEKGRIQLVLCTPDGAERIVVTRKDAAWPAARKSSWGDTWRTAPGEDPP; the protein is encoded by the coding sequence GTGTCGGCGCTCTCCGAGGCATATGCGCACGGACGGCCGTCCGCGATCGCCGACCCGACGTCGCACGCCGCCTATCTCGCCGTGCGGATGCCGGCGACCTACGCCGCGGTGCTCGCCGTGCTCGCGCAGGTGTCAGCGGACGTGCTCGATGGCGTCCGAAGCCTGCTGGATCTCGGCGCGGGTCCCGGCACCGCGACATGGGCCGCCCTTGCTGCCTGTCCCTCGCTCGTCGCGGCAGCGCAGGTCGATCGCAGTCGCGCCTTGCTCGACGTCGGTGCACGCCTCGGCGCGGCACTGCTCCAGGATCGCCGCGTCGATTTCACGCAACGCGTCGCGGACGTCGCCAGCGTCCGCGCGTGGCCGGCAGCGGATCTGGTCCTCAGCGCTTACGCGCTCTCCGAGCTGCCGATTGGTGTACGGGCGTCGCTCGTGTCAGCGGCGTGGCGGGCCACGTCTCACGCCCTCGTGCTGGTGGAGCCGGGCACACCGGCGGGGTTTCAGCACATCCTCGACGCCCGCACTGCGCTTGCCGCCGAAGGTGCACGGTTCATCGCCCCGTGCCCACATGAGGGACCGTGCCCGATGCGCACCGGCGCGCGGACCGACGACTGGTGCCATTTCTCGGTGCGCGTGCCACGGACGCGCCGGCACCGGCAACTGAAGGGCGGGAGCCTTGGCTACGAGGACGAGAAGTTCGCGTACGTGGTGGCGACGAGACTGCCGGCTCCTGGCGTCCGGCCGGCGCGGGTGCTCCGGCATCCCCGCGTCGAGAAGGGGCGTATCCAGCTGGTCTTGTGCACGCCGGACGGCGCCGAGCGAATCGTGGTGACGAGGAAAGACGCGGCGTGGCCTGCTGCGCGCAAGTCGAGCTGGGGCGATACGTGGCGCACCGCCCCCGGTGAGGATCCGCCCTAG
- a CDS encoding ACP phosphodiesterase, whose translation MLAPAVNFLAHFLLSGTDDELRLGNLLGDVVKGRVAHYDHPGVTERMRTGIRLHRAIDSFSDAHPVVRRSKQRIAGRYGRLSGVIVDIYYDHVLAREWATHGEGTLAEFAADVYRTLREHLDRLPVGVHPLVHAMTRGNWLAGYAQITHIDRALRGMARRSRVAVGIGTAAEELARDYDAVAEDFAEFFPELRAHCVSFLAATHE comes from the coding sequence GTGCTGGCGCCTGCCGTGAACTTCCTCGCACACTTCCTGCTGTCTGGCACTGACGACGAATTGCGCCTCGGCAACCTGCTGGGCGACGTCGTCAAGGGGCGCGTGGCGCATTACGACCACCCAGGCGTCACCGAGCGCATGCGGACCGGCATCCGGCTGCACCGTGCCATCGACTCGTTCTCGGACGCGCACCCGGTCGTCCGGCGCAGCAAGCAGCGCATCGCCGGACGTTATGGCCGGCTGTCGGGCGTCATCGTCGACATCTACTACGACCACGTGCTGGCGCGCGAGTGGGCGACGCATGGGGAGGGCACGTTGGCGGAGTTCGCCGCCGATGTATATCGCACCTTGCGGGAGCATCTCGACCGACTGCCCGTGGGCGTGCACCCGCTGGTCCACGCCATGACGCGCGGCAACTGGCTGGCCGGCTATGCGCAGATCACGCACATCGACCGCGCCCTGCGTGGCATGGCGCGGCGATCGCGCGTGGCGGTCGGCATCGGCACCGCCGCCGAGGAACTCGCGCGTGACTACGACGCCGTTGCCGAAGACTTCGCCGAGTTCTTCCCCGAACTTCGCGCCCACTGCGTGTCGTTCCTGGCGGCAACGCACGAGTAA
- a CDS encoding DinB family protein encodes MMRAAMAMTTVLLTAGLAAAQDNPMVAALKAQQALFAGNLVKSAALVSEADYAFKPTPEVRSFGELVGHVANANYMICSMALGEKSPATADFEKTVTAKAELEKALAGAIAYCDSAISKLTATSAMEEVKFFSGQTPRLGVFAFNNAHNMEHYGNMVTYMRMKKLVPPSSQR; translated from the coding sequence ATGATGCGTGCGGCGATGGCGATGACGACGGTGCTGTTGACGGCAGGGCTGGCAGCGGCCCAGGACAACCCGATGGTCGCGGCACTCAAGGCCCAGCAGGCGTTGTTTGCCGGCAACCTCGTGAAGTCGGCGGCGTTGGTGTCGGAAGCCGATTACGCGTTCAAGCCGACACCCGAGGTCCGCAGCTTCGGCGAACTGGTCGGGCATGTCGCGAACGCGAACTACATGATTTGTTCGATGGCGCTTGGCGAGAAGAGTCCCGCGACTGCCGACTTCGAGAAGACGGTGACGGCCAAGGCCGAGCTCGAGAAAGCCCTGGCGGGTGCCATCGCCTACTGCGATTCCGCGATCTCGAAGCTGACGGCCACATCGGCGATGGAGGAGGTGAAGTTCTTCTCGGGCCAGACGCCGCGCCTCGGCGTGTTCGCGTTCAACAACGCGCACAACATGGAGCATTACGGGAACATGGTCACGTACATGCGCATGAAGAAGCTCGTCCCGCCCTCGAGCCAGCGCTAG
- a CDS encoding N-acyl-D-amino-acid deacylase family protein has translation MNRRHFILGTGVSTLAASVPWARRVHATQAARAARQAEVIIRDAQVHDGSLQPARRADIAVGQGRILAVGELSGWSAARTIDAAGRVIAPGFIDTHSHAGESLTRPGLHFADALLAQGVTTIVVNPDGGGPVDLEAQRARMGTLGIGVNVAPLVGHGAIRGSVMGGESRAPSANEREQMREAVRVAMRGGAFGLSSGLFYTPGAYAQTDEVTDLMRVAAETLSRGAVHTSHIRDEGTYSIGVLAAVDEIIAIAEGSATTGIVTHMKALGPDAWGRTHECAAHIESARARGVAVWADQYPYEASGTSLFAALIPREAQAGGRKALAERLVDARQRSALLPVVAENIRRRGGAASLMVAFHPPDRSVEGQSLEQIAKTRGVAAEQAALSLVALHDTPTVSFNMSMDDIDYLMRRPWMMTCSDGATYLAGEGKPHPRGHGAFTRKLTTFVRERKIVSLGQALHSMTGLSAQVFSLTGRGVLAEGAHADLVVFDPAALRDEATYQEPHRHASGMHCVLVNGAFAIDEGRPTHALAGLALRREAPRP, from the coding sequence GTGAATCGCCGACATTTCATTCTCGGGACCGGAGTGTCGACGCTTGCCGCCAGCGTGCCGTGGGCGCGACGTGTCCACGCGACGCAGGCGGCGCGGGCGGCGCGCCAGGCGGAGGTGATCATCCGCGACGCCCAGGTGCATGACGGGTCGCTGCAACCAGCCCGGCGCGCGGACATCGCCGTGGGGCAGGGGCGCATTCTCGCCGTGGGCGAGCTGTCCGGATGGTCAGCGGCCCGGACGATCGATGCCGCCGGACGCGTGATCGCGCCGGGCTTCATCGACACGCACTCGCATGCCGGCGAGAGTCTCACGCGTCCCGGCCTCCATTTCGCGGATGCCCTGCTCGCGCAAGGCGTCACCACCATCGTCGTCAATCCGGACGGCGGCGGCCCGGTGGACCTCGAGGCGCAGCGCGCACGCATGGGCACGCTCGGCATCGGCGTGAACGTCGCGCCGCTCGTCGGTCATGGCGCGATTCGCGGCAGCGTGATGGGCGGCGAGTCGCGCGCACCGTCGGCCAACGAGCGTGAGCAGATGCGCGAGGCGGTACGCGTGGCGATGCGCGGCGGAGCATTCGGTCTCTCCAGCGGGCTGTTCTACACCCCCGGCGCGTATGCCCAGACCGACGAAGTGACGGACCTGATGCGCGTGGCGGCAGAGACCCTCTCCCGCGGCGCCGTGCACACGAGTCACATCCGTGACGAAGGCACGTACTCGATCGGCGTCCTGGCCGCCGTCGACGAAATCATTGCCATCGCCGAAGGATCGGCGACGACCGGGATCGTCACGCACATGAAGGCACTCGGACCGGATGCCTGGGGCCGCACCCACGAATGCGCGGCGCACATCGAATCGGCCCGCGCCCGCGGCGTGGCGGTCTGGGCCGATCAGTATCCGTACGAGGCATCGGGGACGAGCCTGTTTGCGGCGCTCATCCCGCGCGAGGCGCAAGCCGGCGGACGGAAGGCGTTGGCCGAACGGCTCGTCGATGCCCGGCAGCGCTCCGCCCTGTTGCCAGTCGTGGCCGAGAACATCCGGCGCCGAGGCGGTGCCGCGTCGCTGATGGTGGCCTTTCACCCGCCGGATCGCAGCGTCGAGGGCCAGTCGCTCGAGCAGATCGCGAAAACGCGCGGCGTCGCCGCGGAGCAAGCGGCGCTCTCGCTCGTGGCCCTGCACGACACACCGACCGTGTCGTTCAACATGTCCATGGACGACATCGATTACCTGATGCGCCGGCCCTGGATGATGACGTGCAGCGACGGGGCGACCTACCTGGCTGGCGAGGGCAAGCCGCATCCTCGCGGCCATGGCGCCTTCACCCGCAAGCTGACGACATTCGTGCGCGAGCGAAAGATCGTGTCGTTGGGGCAGGCCCTGCACTCCATGACTGGTCTCTCCGCCCAGGTCTTCTCGCTCACCGGCCGCGGTGTCCTCGCGGAAGGCGCGCACGCCGATCTGGTCGTCTTCGATCCCGCGGCACTGCGCGACGAGGCCACGTACCAGGAACCCCATCGTCACGCGTCGGGCATGCACTGCGTGCTGGTCAATGGCGCCTTCGCGATCGACGAAGGCCGCCCAACGCACGCGCTGGCCGGTCTCGCATTGCGCCGGGAGGCGCCACGGCCCTGA
- a CDS encoding carboxylesterase/lipase family protein, giving the protein MGITSRSQSPAVVRVEGGEVQGVVADGVESFKGLPFAVPPVGELRWRPPQPAAAWTGVRQAAEFGADCMQGRFGPPPAPGAPPARMPSEDCLFLNVWRPAGAATSKLPVMMWIYGGGFMGGSGASAFTSGMQFAKQGVVLVSLNYRVGRFGFFAFPALSSERPDEPKSNYAYMDQIAALQWVKRNIAAFGGDPANVTIFGFSAGGVSVHSLVASPMARGLFHKAIAQSGGSRDSVLTARPLRADGVDSNYPVSAETLGTTFARSMGIEGTDGAALARLRALTSEQVLRGAPAPAGTNPPQVETTPILDGKLITETAETAYKARRQPRIPLLLGSNSADTAGNRIRATTKDEFLARFRQWSAQAKAAYDPDGTEDLPAMIARANDDFGQAEPARFAANAFAANGSPVYLYRFSYVQAGMRERLRAGAPHGGEIGYVFGTLSPGPGAALTPEDQALSHMAQSYWVNFAKTGDPNGAGLPVWPRHDPKKDVIFDFRPDGSAGAGPDPRKARLDVTQLATESGKRSDP; this is encoded by the coding sequence GTGGGCATCACGTCGCGTTCGCAGTCGCCCGCGGTCGTGCGGGTCGAAGGCGGTGAGGTGCAAGGGGTGGTCGCTGACGGTGTCGAGTCGTTCAAGGGTCTCCCCTTTGCGGTGCCGCCGGTGGGCGAGTTGCGGTGGCGGCCGCCGCAGCCCGCGGCCGCGTGGACTGGTGTGCGGCAGGCGGCGGAGTTCGGGGCCGACTGCATGCAGGGACGGTTCGGTCCACCGCCGGCGCCCGGCGCGCCGCCGGCCCGGATGCCGTCGGAAGACTGCCTGTTCCTGAACGTGTGGCGCCCCGCGGGCGCGGCCACCAGCAAGTTGCCCGTGATGATGTGGATCTACGGGGGCGGCTTCATGGGCGGCTCCGGAGCGTCGGCGTTCACGTCGGGTATGCAGTTCGCCAAGCAGGGCGTCGTCCTCGTCAGCCTCAACTACCGCGTTGGGCGCTTTGGCTTCTTCGCATTCCCGGCGCTGAGCAGCGAGCGGCCCGACGAGCCCAAGAGCAACTACGCGTACATGGATCAGATCGCGGCGCTGCAGTGGGTCAAGCGCAACATCGCAGCCTTCGGTGGCGACCCCGCCAATGTGACCATCTTCGGATTCTCCGCGGGCGGCGTCTCCGTGCACAGTCTCGTGGCGTCGCCGATGGCCCGGGGCTTGTTCCACAAGGCGATCGCCCAGTCTGGCGGGTCACGGGACAGCGTGCTGACGGCGCGGCCCTTGCGCGCCGACGGCGTCGATTCGAATTATCCGGTGTCGGCCGAGACGCTTGGCACCACCTTCGCGCGGTCCATGGGCATCGAGGGCACGGACGGCGCCGCGTTGGCCCGTCTGCGCGCCCTCACGTCCGAGCAGGTCTTGCGGGGTGCGCCCGCGCCGGCGGGCACGAATCCACCGCAGGTCGAGACGACGCCGATTCTTGACGGCAAGCTGATCACCGAGACGGCTGAAACCGCGTACAAGGCTCGTCGGCAGCCGCGCATCCCACTCTTGCTCGGAAGTAACAGTGCGGATACGGCCGGCAACCGGATACGGGCCACGACCAAGGACGAGTTCCTGGCGCGATTTAGGCAGTGGAGTGCGCAAGCCAAAGCGGCGTACGACCCCGACGGAACGGAAGACCTGCCGGCGATGATCGCGAGGGCCAACGACGACTTTGGCCAGGCTGAGCCGGCCCGCTTTGCCGCGAATGCGTTCGCCGCCAACGGCTCGCCGGTTTATCTCTACCGGTTCTCTTACGTCCAAGCGGGCATGCGGGAACGCTTGCGGGCCGGGGCTCCGCACGGAGGCGAGATCGGTTACGTGTTCGGGACCCTGTCGCCCGGGCCAGGCGCGGCGTTGACGCCGGAGGATCAGGCCCTCTCGCACATGGCCCAAAGCTACTGGGTCAACTTCGCGAAGACCGGCGACCCGAACGGTGCTGGCCTGCCGGTATGGCCCCGTCACGATCCCAAGAAGGATGTGATTTTCGACTTCCGCCCAGATGGCTCCGCGGGTGCAGGTCCCGATCCGCGGAAGGCGCGGCTCGACGTCACGCAGTTAGCTACTGAATCCGGCAAGCGCTCTGACCCCTAA